The following proteins come from a genomic window of Myroides odoratus DSM 2801:
- the traM gene encoding conjugative transposon protein TraM encodes MNQDQASNKIHQIEKVPKENKAIQNLIEKHKKHIVFALMGIVFLGVMYLLFKPVEKELITHNDSVPEATTSAMPTDKVKAYEKELWEQKQQENENQIHSLADYWNEPQDESNITYNHKDYNVEPTYTPYERSYQNYKQTQDVLGSFYSSTENPEADKLKKQIEELEKQLEEKDTPTAITMDNQLELMEKSFQMAAKYMPGGQPSNVSVPINQTTSVKTIPSKKQAITVIDKTSKEIVSSLVKPTSLQDFLPINFENNPTFYTAEGEHKTQIHKNSIKVSIKEDQVIINEGYIKLKLLESIVINGALLAEASTLIAKVKVNSGRLELIVNSIKIEETIIETELIGYDNYGQRGLEVLNLQEISASKEIIANMGQTAGTSISMSRSASDQIAGDLTKGLIQGVSGYFSKKVKAQRVTLKQGQELFLVPKE; translated from the coding sequence TTGTCTTTGCTTTAATGGGGATTGTGTTTTTAGGTGTGATGTACCTTTTGTTTAAACCAGTAGAGAAAGAACTTATCACTCACAATGATTCCGTTCCTGAGGCAACAACTAGCGCTATGCCAACAGATAAAGTAAAAGCTTATGAAAAGGAGCTATGGGAACAAAAGCAGCAAGAGAATGAAAATCAGATTCACTCCTTAGCAGACTATTGGAATGAGCCTCAAGATGAGTCTAATATTACTTATAATCATAAAGATTATAATGTAGAACCAACTTACACGCCCTACGAGCGGTCTTATCAGAACTACAAGCAAACCCAAGATGTACTTGGTAGTTTTTATAGCAGTACTGAAAACCCTGAAGCTGATAAGCTTAAAAAGCAAATAGAAGAGTTAGAGAAACAATTAGAAGAAAAAGATACTCCAACTGCTATTACTATGGATAATCAATTAGAACTTATGGAAAAGTCTTTTCAGATGGCTGCTAAGTACATGCCAGGTGGTCAACCTTCAAATGTATCAGTACCCATAAATCAAACTACTAGCGTCAAAACAATTCCAAGTAAAAAGCAGGCTATAACTGTGATAGATAAAACAAGTAAAGAGATTGTATCCTCACTTGTAAAACCAACGAGTCTTCAGGATTTCTTACCAATTAATTTTGAAAACAATCCAACCTTCTATACAGCAGAAGGAGAGCATAAAACGCAAATCCACAAAAACAGTATAAAAGTAAGTATCAAAGAAGATCAGGTCATTATAAACGAAGGTTACATCAAACTAAAACTCTTAGAAAGCATTGTAATAAATGGAGCTTTATTAGCTGAAGCAAGTACACTCATTGCTAAAGTAAAGGTCAACAGTGGCAGGCTTGAGCTTATTGTAAACTCTATTAAGATAGAAGAGACCATCATAGAAACAGAGCTTATCGGTTATGATAACTACGGGCAAAGAGGCTTAGAGGTATTAAACCTTCAAGAGATAAGCGCCTCAAAAGAAATCATAGCCAATATGGGGCAAACAGCAGGCACAAGTATTTCAATGAGTAGATCTGCTTCAGATCAAATTGCAGGAGACTTAACCAAAGGACTCATTCAAGGCGTATCAGGGTATTTCTCAAAGAAAGTAAAAGCTCAGAGAGTAACGCTAAAACAAGGACAAGAGCTGTTTCTTGTACCTAAGGAATAA
- the traN gene encoding conjugative transposon protein TraN yields MKTIIKYVLLCLLTVNTVTAQESSQSINLSTAEVTPYKVELTKNKTTHILFPSSIEYVDLGSSDIIARKVETTSNVLRLKTIKEDITPTNFTVITNDGKYYNFNTTYKEQPIQLSYDLTKFENQNSKKQSEVLFKDLGNTSPSLADLLMKAIIKKNKKELNIKSKNYGVEARLKSIYIQDGKLYFHLSINNKSNLPYEVDYVSFKIKDRRTTKRTTVQEVSLKPIRSLSDAQIINSQSKQDNVFMLDQFTLSDKQVLLIEINEKNGVRNQILKVKNSNLLRSKGVDYLKI; encoded by the coding sequence ATGAAAACAATTATAAAATATGTATTACTGTGCTTACTAACAGTAAACACAGTAACGGCTCAAGAAAGTAGTCAATCTATTAACCTTTCAACTGCTGAGGTAACTCCTTATAAGGTAGAACTAACCAAAAACAAAACCACTCATATCTTGTTTCCAAGTAGCATTGAATATGTGGACTTAGGAAGTAGTGATATTATAGCCCGTAAAGTAGAGACGACTTCAAATGTTCTTCGTTTAAAAACGATAAAAGAAGATATCACACCTACAAACTTTACAGTTATTACAAACGATGGTAAATATTACAATTTCAATACTACTTACAAAGAGCAGCCAATACAATTGAGCTATGATTTAACCAAGTTTGAGAATCAAAACAGTAAAAAGCAAAGTGAAGTGCTTTTTAAAGACTTAGGAAACACTAGTCCAAGTTTAGCTGATCTTTTAATGAAAGCTATTATCAAAAAAAACAAGAAAGAGCTAAACATTAAAAGCAAAAATTATGGAGTAGAAGCAAGGTTAAAGAGTATTTATATCCAAGATGGTAAGCTCTACTTTCACTTGTCTATAAACAACAAGAGTAATTTACCATATGAAGTTGACTATGTAAGCTTTAAAATCAAGGATAGAAGAACCACTAAACGAACCACAGTTCAAGAAGTGAGCTTAAAGCCAATTAGAAGCTTAAGCGATGCTCAAATAATCAATAGTCAAAGTAAACAAGATAATGTCTTTATGTTAGATCAATTTACTCTGTCTGATAAACAGGTGCTATTGATTGAAATTAATGAGAAAAATGGAGTGAGAAATCAGATTTTGAAAGTGAAGAATTCGAATCTTTTAAGATCAAAAGGAGTAGATTATTTGAAGATTTAA
- a CDS encoding type I restriction-modification system subunit M: protein MSEEQKKILEQQLWNIANTLRGKMNADEFRDYILGFIFYKYLAEKMEIYANSILQEDNIEFSSIDENSAVGKEYIDAIREEALETLGYFLKPSELFSEIAKRGSGGTNTFILEDLQKILTNIQLSTMGTQSEEDFDNLFEDMDLNSTKLGKTAEARNEIIVKVLVHLDEIDFKLEHTELDVLGDAYEYLIGQFASGAGKKAGEFYTPQEVSKILAKIVTTGKNRLKSVYDPTCGSGSLLLRVAREVKDVNNFYGQEMNRTTYNLARMNMILHGVHYLKFDIKQEDTLEHPQHLNDMPFEAIVANPPFSANWSANPLFLSDDRFSQYGKLAPASKADFAFVQHMIYHLAENGTMAIVLPHGVLFRGAAELHIRKYLIEQKNYLEAVIGLPANIFYGTSIPTCILVFKKCKEDPNHILFIDASKDFEKVKNQNMLREEHIEKIVDTYRNRTVIEKYSHLATLEEVAENDYNLNIPRYVDTFEEEEEIDIHAVMKEIKSLEAKRAELDKEIDVYFKELGLVF from the coding sequence ATGTCAGAAGAACAAAAGAAAATATTAGAACAACAGCTTTGGAATATTGCCAATACGTTGAGAGGAAAGATGAATGCAGATGAATTCCGAGATTATATTCTTGGATTTATTTTCTACAAGTATTTAGCAGAAAAAATGGAAATCTATGCGAACTCCATTTTGCAAGAAGATAATATTGAGTTTAGCAGTATTGATGAAAATTCAGCTGTAGGAAAAGAATATATTGATGCAATTAGAGAGGAAGCTTTGGAAACCTTAGGCTACTTTTTAAAGCCTTCTGAGCTTTTTAGTGAGATAGCAAAAAGAGGAAGTGGAGGTACTAACACTTTTATCTTAGAAGACTTACAGAAAATTTTAACGAATATTCAGTTAAGTACTATGGGAACTCAAAGTGAAGAAGACTTTGATAACCTATTTGAAGATATGGATCTTAATAGTACTAAACTTGGTAAAACGGCTGAAGCACGTAATGAAATTATCGTAAAGGTTTTAGTTCATTTAGATGAAATTGATTTTAAATTAGAACATACTGAATTGGATGTTTTAGGAGATGCTTATGAGTATTTAATTGGTCAATTTGCAAGTGGTGCTGGTAAAAAAGCTGGAGAGTTTTATACTCCTCAAGAAGTTTCTAAGATTCTGGCAAAGATCGTTACTACAGGAAAGAATAGATTAAAATCTGTATATGATCCTACTTGTGGTTCAGGTTCTTTATTGTTACGTGTTGCGCGTGAAGTGAAAGATGTCAATAATTTTTATGGACAAGAGATGAACCGAACAACGTATAACCTTGCAAGGATGAATATGATTTTGCATGGTGTACATTATTTAAAATTTGATATTAAACAAGAAGATACGTTAGAGCATCCTCAACATTTGAATGATATGCCATTTGAGGCTATTGTTGCAAATCCACCTTTCTCAGCTAATTGGAGTGCTAATCCACTATTTTTAAGTGACGATCGCTTTAGTCAATATGGTAAACTTGCACCTGCAAGCAAAGCTGATTTCGCTTTTGTTCAGCACATGATTTATCACCTTGCTGAGAATGGTACGATGGCGATTGTTTTACCTCATGGTGTGTTATTTAGAGGAGCAGCAGAATTACATATTCGTAAGTATCTTATTGAGCAAAAAAACTACTTAGAGGCAGTAATTGGACTTCCTGCTAATATCTTTTATGGCACAAGTATTCCAACTTGTATTTTAGTGTTTAAGAAATGTAAAGAGGATCCTAATCATATTTTATTTATCGATGCAAGCAAAGACTTTGAAAAGGTAAAGAACCAAAACATGTTGCGTGAGGAACATATTGAGAAAATTGTAGATACTTATCGCAACAGAACCGTAATCGAAAAATATAGCCATTTAGCTACTTTAGAAGAAGTTGCAGAAAATGATTATAATCTAAATATCCCCAGGTATGTTGATACTTTTGAAGAAGAAGAAGAGATCGATATACATGCTGTAATGAAGGAAATAAAGTCTTTGGAAGCTAAGCGTGCTGAATTAGACAAGGAAATTGATGTTTATTTCAAAGAACTAGGACTAGTTTTTTAA
- a CDS encoding restriction endonuclease subunit S, which produces MTSKRLKDKKVPNLRFPEFEGEWETKKLREFGEINPKYKKFPSLFVYIDLESVSNGRLLKEEFINEKEAPSRAQRILEKGDILFQMVRPYQKNNLFFNKEGRYVASTGYAQIRTKQNPQFVFQYLHNQKFVDKVIERCTGTSYPAINSSDLGNIHIHYPHLNEQSKIASFLSLVDERIQTQNKIIEYQETLMLGVLTKIFTQKLKSNSIRTKEFPLWTYKKGGDIFYNCSNKKHNSDLPILAITQEYGAVPRDLIDHNITVTEKSIDSYKVVDKGDFIISLRSFQGGIEYSNYHGICSPAYIILKNSIDIVPEFYKHYLKSAAYIKLLNKKLEGIRDGKMISYNYFSEINLPYPCLEEQKYIADILTTIDNKIKIEKQMLNSLSKQRDYLLQQMFI; this is translated from the coding sequence ATGACAAGTAAAAGATTAAAAGATAAGAAGGTTCCTAATTTGAGATTTCCAGAGTTTGAAGGAGAGTGGGAAACGAAGAAGTTGAGGGAATTTGGTGAAATAAATCCAAAATACAAAAAGTTTCCTAGTTTGTTTGTCTACATTGATTTAGAGAGTGTATCCAATGGACGTCTTTTGAAAGAGGAATTTATAAATGAGAAAGAAGCTCCAAGTAGAGCTCAAAGAATACTTGAAAAAGGTGATATCTTATTTCAAATGGTCAGACCATATCAAAAGAATAATTTATTTTTTAACAAAGAAGGAAGATATGTTGCTTCAACTGGCTATGCTCAAATAAGAACAAAACAAAATCCACAATTTGTTTTCCAATATTTACATAATCAGAAGTTTGTTGACAAAGTTATAGAAAGATGCACAGGGACAAGTTACCCTGCTATTAATTCATCAGATTTAGGAAATATTCATATTCATTATCCTCATTTAAATGAACAAAGTAAAATAGCCTCATTCCTATCACTTGTTGACGAACGAATACAAACCCAAAACAAAATAATTGAGTATCAAGAAACCTTAATGTTAGGGGTGTTGACTAAAATTTTTACCCAAAAACTAAAATCAAATAGTATAAGAACCAAAGAATTTCCTTTATGGACATATAAAAAAGGAGGTGACATTTTTTACAATTGTTCTAATAAAAAACATAATTCAGATTTACCGATTCTTGCTATTACTCAAGAATATGGTGCTGTACCTAGAGATTTAATAGATCATAATATAACAGTAACTGAAAAGAGTATTGACAGTTATAAAGTGGTTGATAAAGGTGATTTTATCATTAGTTTAAGGAGTTTTCAAGGAGGTATTGAATATTCAAATTACCATGGAATTTGTAGTCCAGCATATATAATATTAAAAAACAGTATTGATATAGTACCAGAATTCTATAAACACTATTTAAAATCAGCAGCTTATATAAAGTTATTGAATAAGAAACTAGAAGGGATTAGAGACGGGAAAATGATTAGTTACAATTATTTTTCAGAGATAAATTTACCATATCCATGTCTGGAGGAACAGAAATATATAGCTGATATTCTTACTACAATTGATAATAAAATAAAGATAGAGAAGCAGATGTTAAACTCGTTAAGTAAGCAAAGAGATTATTTACTACAACAAATGTTTATCTAA
- a CDS encoding restriction endonuclease subunit S codes for MRFPGFEEEWKTKKLGDLLEFKNGINATKEQYGNGYKFINVLDILSNEFITYDKIIGSVNVTNEIINKFPVNYGDILFQRSSETREEVGTTSVYLDKHKTATFGGFVIRGKQIGEYEPIFLNKALKTSFVRNQITSKSGGSTRYNVGQEILASVTLSLPSIIEQQKIASFLSLIDERITTQNKIIEELETLKTSISKKIFSQNLRFKDNNGNEFSRWEFKEIGDVFTITRGNVLSMSLLSNDKDNENNYPVYSSQTKNKGLAGYYNNFIFENAITWTTDGANAGDVNYREGKFYCTNVCGVLLNSNGNANHCIAELINSVSHKYVSYVGNPKLMNGTMSSIVIPFPSIQEQQKISNILVSLNTKIDIENTFLQKLDNQKKYLLDNLFV; via the coding sequence TTGAGATTTCCAGGATTTGAAGAAGAATGGAAAACGAAGAAGTTGGGGGATTTATTGGAGTTTAAGAATGGTATAAATGCAACAAAAGAACAATATGGTAATGGATATAAGTTTATAAACGTATTAGATATCTTAAGTAATGAGTTTATAACATACGATAAAATTATCGGAAGCGTAAATGTGACGAATGAGATTATAAATAAGTTTCCTGTGAATTATGGAGATATTTTGTTTCAAAGAAGTTCAGAAACTCGAGAAGAAGTAGGAACAACTAGCGTATATTTAGATAAACACAAGACTGCAACGTTTGGTGGATTTGTAATTAGAGGAAAACAAATTGGAGAATATGAACCTATATTTTTAAATAAAGCATTAAAAACTAGTTTTGTAAGAAATCAAATAACATCAAAATCAGGAGGAAGTACAAGATATAATGTTGGTCAAGAAATATTAGCCTCTGTAACTTTGTCTCTCCCTTCAATCATTGAACAACAAAAAATAGCATCATTTCTATCTCTAATAGATGAAAGGATAACAACCCAAAACAAAATAATTGAGGAGTTAGAAACATTAAAGACAAGTATATCAAAAAAGATATTCTCTCAAAACTTGAGATTTAAAGATAATAATGGTAATGAATTCTCTAGATGGGAATTTAAAGAGATAGGTGATGTTTTTACAATAACCAGAGGTAATGTTTTATCAATGAGCTTGTTGTCCAATGATAAAGATAATGAAAATAATTACCCTGTTTACTCTTCACAAACAAAAAACAAAGGTTTAGCAGGTTACTATAATAACTTTATATTTGAGAATGCCATTACTTGGACTACTGATGGAGCTAATGCTGGTGATGTAAATTATCGGGAAGGAAAATTTTATTGCACAAATGTTTGTGGTGTATTATTAAATTCTAATGGTAATGCGAATCATTGTATAGCAGAATTAATCAATTCTGTTTCACATAAATATGTTTCTTATGTTGGTAATCCAAAACTTATGAATGGAACGATGAGTTCTATTGTAATACCTTTTCCATCAATTCAAGAACAACAGAAGATATCCAATATCTTAGTATCTTTAAATACTAAAATTGATATAGAAAATACTTTTCTACAGAAATTAGATAACCAGAAAAAATATCTTTTAGATAATCTTTTCGTTTAA
- a CDS encoding tyrosine-type recombinase/integrase, producing the protein MNTQKQLSEVIELWKIDKQQYVKKSSFSAYTLLIENHLLPIFGEQYEIEEADVQNFVLQKLEGGLSHKTIKDILIVLKMVLKFGAKNKWLSYTPFDIQFPTEREKQNLEVLSRAEQKKIMNYIQDHFTFKNLGVYICLSAGIRIGEVCALTWEDIDTDNGVISINRTIQRIYLIENGVRRTELILDTPKTKNSIRDIPISKDLLRILKPFKKIVNPTFFVLTNDAKPTEPRTYRSYYKKLMNELDMPELKFHGLRHSFATRCIESNCDYKTVSVLLGHSNISTTLNLYVHPNMEQKKKAIEQMFKTLR; encoded by the coding sequence ATGAATACACAAAAACAACTTTCAGAAGTAATTGAGCTATGGAAAATAGACAAACAGCAATATGTGAAAAAATCAAGTTTTTCAGCTTATACTCTTTTGATTGAAAATCACTTATTACCCATTTTTGGAGAACAATATGAAATTGAAGAAGCAGATGTACAAAACTTTGTACTTCAAAAATTAGAAGGAGGATTGAGTCATAAAACAATTAAAGATATTTTGATTGTCTTAAAGATGGTATTGAAGTTTGGAGCTAAGAATAAGTGGTTGAGTTATACGCCTTTTGATATACAGTTCCCAACAGAGCGAGAAAAGCAAAATTTAGAAGTACTCAGTCGAGCTGAACAAAAAAAGATAATGAACTACATACAAGATCATTTTACATTTAAGAATTTAGGAGTTTATATCTGTTTAAGCGCAGGGATCCGTATAGGAGAAGTCTGTGCCCTTACTTGGGAAGATATAGATACTGATAATGGTGTTATAAGTATTAATAGAACTATTCAAAGAATTTATTTGATAGAGAATGGTGTCAGAAGAACTGAGTTAATTTTAGACACACCAAAGACAAAAAATTCCATTCGCGATATACCTATTAGTAAAGATTTATTAAGAATATTAAAGCCTTTTAAAAAAATAGTAAACCCTACTTTTTTTGTACTAACTAATGATGCCAAGCCTACAGAGCCAAGAACGTATCGTAGCTATTATAAAAAACTGATGAATGAATTAGATATGCCTGAATTAAAATTTCATGGATTAAGACATAGCTTTGCGACTCGTTGTATTGAGAGTAATTGTGATTATAAAACAGTTAGTGTGCTTTTAGGTCATTCTAATATTAGTACAACCTTAAATTTATATGTTCATCCTAATATGGAGCAGAAAAAAAAGGCAATTGAACAAATGTTTAAGACATTAAGGTAA